In the genome of Flavobacteriaceae bacterium YJPT1-3, the window AAATTGTAATTGATCAATTGATTCAACACTACCGCCATGGCCGGCGATACCAAACCATCTTTATAGTATTTGCGTTCCTTGTTCTCTTCACTCAAAAAGGTGATAAAGCTCGCTTCTCGCGAAAAAAGACTGTGGAATTTTTTTATGGAGATGAGTACAGACACCATCCAGGTATCCGGCGCCAGATTCAAATTAAGGGGCAGTTCCCGCTGCGGATTATAGAGTAACAGTGAGTGCTCCTCCTGCAGGGGTAATTGATAATTCCCCTGGTTGAACTGCAACTGCAGGGATCCTTTAATGCAAAAATGAAATTGAATGATCGAACTGCTGACTGATCGGCTAAACTGTTGAAATTCTTGCCCTTGCTGGTCAAAAAGCAGAATGCTAAAACCGGGTTCTATAACGGTTTCAGAAACCAGGCTTCCAGCGTTATTTTCTAGTTCTTTTAAATTCAAAACGCATTCTTTATTTAGAATAATTCTAATTAATAACGCTTAAGGTACCGTCATTAACCCCCCAAAAGTAGTGGTTTTCCACTGAATTTAACACAGAATGCATCAGAAGCTACAGCTACCGACACTATTCATGCCGTCAGCGTTGTTTTTTTTTCAAAGATCAAGATATTTTTGCATCGCACATGACACAAGCGTCGCATAACGGTCATTCCTTAAAACGATTTTTCGCAGTAGGCCTCAGCTACAAGAAGGCAGACGCTGCGATACGAGGGCATTTCAGTATTGACGAACATGCTCAAAAAGCCATTTTACTACAGGCCAGGAATGAGGGTATTCCCGCATTATTAGTGATTTCCACCTGCAACCGAACAGAGCTCTATGGCTTTGCTCAGGAGGCTGATCAATTGATTAATCTGCTTTGTGAGCATACTCAGGGTACGCTCGACGAATTTCGTGAAGTGGCTTATATTCATTCCAATCAGGAGGCCGTAGATCATATGTTTGCCGTGGGTACCGGCTTAGACAGTCAGATTCTAGGCGACTTCGAGATCATTGGCCAACTCAAAGCCGGGTTCAAAAAAGCGAAGAAGCTGAAAATGACCAATCCTTTTTTGGAACGTTTACTCAATGCAGTGATTCAAGCCAGTAAGCGCATAAAAAATGAAACCGAGATCTCCAGTGGCGCCACCTCGGTCAGTTTTGCAGCGGTGCAATACATTTTAGCGCGGGTTCCCTACGTGAGTGAAAAAAACATCCTCCTATTCGGTACGGGTAAGATCGGGAGAAATACCTGTGAAAATCTGGTGAAGCATACCCGAAATGAACACATAACGCTCATCAA includes:
- a CDS encoding helix-turn-helix transcriptional regulator, with the protein product MNLKELENNAGSLVSETVIEPGFSILLFDQQGQEFQQFSRSVSSSIIQFHFCIKGSLQLQFNQGNYQLPLQEEHSLLLYNPQRELPLNLNLAPDTWMVSVLISIKKFHSLFSREASFITFLSEENKERKYYKDGLVSPAMAVVLNQLINYNLHPSVKELYFKGKAYELLSLYFNRPADVDIEQCPFLVDEENVAKIKKAKELIISRMAEPPTLQELADEIQLSINKLKEGFKQIYGEPVYSFLFDYKMETARQLLATGAHNVNEVGHQVGYSTSSHFIAAFKKKFGTTPKKYIQSVTTNL
- the hemA gene encoding glutamyl-tRNA reductase, producing MTQASHNGHSLKRFFAVGLSYKKADAAIRGHFSIDEHAQKAILLQARNEGIPALLVISTCNRTELYGFAQEADQLINLLCEHTQGTLDEFREVAYIHSNQEAVDHMFAVGTGLDSQILGDFEIIGQLKAGFKKAKKLKMTNPFLERLLNAVIQASKRIKNETEISSGATSVSFAAVQYILARVPYVSEKNILLFGTGKIGRNTCENLVKHTRNEHITLINRTKGKAERIAGKFNLVVKDYADIQSEITQTDVLVVATGAQQPTIDRSLLFLKKPLLILDLSIPKNVHENVTELDHVTLVHLDDLSRITDQTLEARKSQVPKARRIIAEIKADFNSWRETRKFAPTIRALKSKLNELTDGEINNHRRKANDFNEEQAAQLSARIVQKITNHFAHHLKEEGEDLDDRLQLIQKVFQLEEDAHE